The Oleiphilus messinensis DNA segment GCTCGACATCGAGACCTATATTCAGAAAGACGGTTTGGGTCTCTTGTGCATACGCACCGAAGTTTCCATTCAGGCGTTCGGAGTTGGTTAGACGAATTTTCGGTAGAAAATCGAAATTGTTTGCAATTGCTTTTTCACGAAGTGACTCTGCTGCAGATTTGTCATAGGACGAACCGTAAGATTGTCGAAAAACCTGGTGATAGTGCTCGGGATCATTGGCCAGTTGTGCAAATTCTTCAATGAATCTACCTTCCACGTGGGAGACGAGTTCAGCTTGTTCATGTAGTAATTGTTGTGAGTCTGTTCGAAAATGTGAGATGGCAGTAGGTGAATATTCCAACCGTATTAATTCTTGTTCTGTGCTGTGCTGAAGGGCGACTTTATCTTCAAGGGTGAAAGGCTGGTTGGCAATAGATTGCGCTAGAGTGAGCGTGTCTAGCTGATGCGTGTTGGGTTGGAGACTTTCTGTGATGAGTTTTTGGGCTTCTACGGTTTGATGTTGTTGCTCAGTGCTTTCGGATGCAGAGACAGACCCGGTAGTCGGATTGTGTTCTGATGATGGTGTAGACGGTGACGGTTTTAGAGTTGGTCCTGATAACGTTATGGGCATTTCAAAGATCCTTTTAAGCAGTCCGTTTTGCAGGATGGGTTCCAATAAGTCCATGAGTTATTCAGTAAATCATTCTAAGGTATCAACGGATCGATGGCATCTAGGGTAAACCCCAGGTTTTTATCAGTTTTTTTAGTTTGTGAGAGGGTCATCGAATGTGGTCTGAAACTCTGAAATATGCCGTTATGGTCTCCTCAATAACTTCAACATTCAAAAAGACGACTATGAGCTAAACTGTGAACAATGACCCATAATTCTTTAGCCGGAGTCGAATGAATGGCATTTTCCCAACCTGATCAGCGCCAACTGGATCGTAAGCAGCGCGAATTGAAATTACAGGAAGACCGCCTATCCCGACAAATCTCCCAGTTTAAGCGTCATGAGGAACGCCAAAAGGAAACCCAGTGTCAATTGGAGGACAAGGCTCGGGAAGTTGCTGAACGTGAAGCCGAGTTCCGCACCAAGGATCAGGATCTGGTGCGGCGGGAACAGGATTATCAACGTGCTTTGCAGCGCTTTATGGAGGAGAAAAGCCGGCAATTGAGTGCGCGACGTATGCGCTTGATGGTGGTGGTTCCTTTTTTGCTGTTGGCGGCCATTGGTATGGGGTATCTGGCCTATGATTATCAGGCCTCTCAGGATACCTATTATGCACAGCTACAGGGGGCAGTGCGGAATATTGACCGACTGACTGAGTCACTTGATGAATTGGGCACCAGTAAAACGCTGATCGAGGATCAGCTGCAGGGTAGTGAATCCCGGTTATCGGAAACCCGTAATCAACTTGATTCAGCGAAACAGCAACTGATGCAGACCCGGGATGAAAAACAGCAACTCCAGACCCGTCTGGAACAGGCGGATAAGCGACTTAGTGAGCTGGACCGGGATATGAAAAGGTTGATGGGTGATAAAGATCGTTTACGGGAGGAGTTGGGCCGGTTGGCGGTAAATAAGCAGTCTGCAGAAGATGAGCTGGTTACCCTTGAAAGCAGATTGGAGTCCCTAAGTGGTTTGCTGCTGGGGGCGGATGCGAAATTCAAGACCGCGGAACAGAAACGCAAAGACGTTGAGACATTGTTGTCAGAGGCGCAAAAACAACGATCGGTGCTCACAGAAGATCGTAACCGATGGATGACCAAGTACGCGCAGTTGCAGGCTGAATTGGAGGGGGCACAAGCGGCGGTTCTCACTGAACAGCAGTCACAGAAGAGCGTCAACCAGGCATTGGCACAGGAGAAACTGGACCGGGCCAAGTTACAAAGCCTGTATCAAAGTGTCGAGAATGAACTAACCGAGAAAAAGCTGGCGTTGAGTGCGGAACAGGAAAAACTGGAACGCTTGAAAACCGAGCAAGGCAGCAATGCGGTGAAATTGAGTTCGTTGCAAGTGGAATTGGATCAATTGCGGCAATCAATGGCTCAGCTGGAGCGTTCCCGAACAACACAGGAACAGGAAATTGCGCGCTTGAAGAGAGAAAACCTGCGCTTGATTGACGCGGCCAATCTGAATGCAAGCAGCCCGGTTCAGTAGCAGGAGGTCTCGTTCGGTAGCAGGAAGCCAGACGGGCCAGGCAGATTTTGCCTGGCCTGAGTTAACCGGCCCAATTTAACCGGATAGCTCAATCCCGGACTTAGTTTGCCAGGATCAGACTCTGATTGACTTCGTACTCGGATTCCATTTGGATTTGAGAGTCTTTGGCAATGAACTGCGCGATGGTTTTCCCGATAAGTGGCACCTTGCACTGAATGCCCAGGGAAACATGGATGACGGAGGCTTCGCCATCCGGCTTGATGACCATGGTGCCTTTCAAATTGGCCGGTACGCCAATCAGTTCTACCTGATAATCGCAACAAAATTCACCATCGCTGTTCTTGCGCCAGTTTTCCACCTGCTTCATGGTGGTGGTACCCGGTTGCAATTTTTGCAGGACACTGGGCATATCACCCCGTGGCTGCACATCTTTTGTGAGTTGGATGGTGCCTTCGCTCTCGCTCCAGTCACACTGATTTACCCGCAGATTTTTAACACCTAATGTTTCATGCTTGCGGATAATGTTCTGCTCGTTGAACAGAAAGTTGAACAAATTATCCGCACTGACAGGATAAGGATGAGCAACATTGATTTCCATGGTACTGCTCCGTCATTAAAATGGCTTTAAGGTTTAGAATTTTGAGTGATTGCCATTGTAACGAAACGTAACACATTAGTCTTTATCCTAATTGACATGATCACCTGTCACGTTGACAAACACAATTTGGGGCAAGATCGTTATTTTTGCCCAAATTATGTTCGTTTTTGTGCCTGGGTTCCCAGATTATGAAGGCGTTTTTGCGTTCATGTCTCTAAGGATGGTGGGGCCTACTTCCTGCTCGATTTCCCGGCGGACCTCATTTCGCATGCCGAGCATGAACCCGAGTTCAGCGACCACGAAAAGTGGACCCACAATCAGGCCGACCAGGTCATCAACAAAGGCAGGTTTGCGGCCCTCGTAGTAATGACCAATAAACTGGATGACCCAGCCGATAAAGAACAGCCCGATGCCCCAGCCCAGCCAGGTACTGGTTGATGCTTGGGCGATTGGCGCTGCAGACCAGAGACCGATGGTGAACAACAGGCCCATTACGACACCAAACCGGGTATCCAGCTTTAAGTAAAAATAAATTGATGCGAATGCGACCAGCAATGCGGGTGATATCAACGCACCGGCAAGGTCAAACCCTGGACGGGAGAGGAGTATCATCACCGCGAATACGATCATTGGAATACCGATGAAATGGGTTGCGATATTCCGTTTATCGCGGTGATAAGCTGCATATTGAGTGAGGTGTTGAGTGAGTGACTTCACTTTTTTGTTCTCCTAAGTTATGCACCCATACCGGTTTAGGATCGCCGTTTTCAGAACAGGTTGCACGAGTTAATCAGATTTGTGACTTTAGCTAAATTGCGCCGGGGCGTCTGTCGCTAAGGTGACACATTTTGAGCACTAATTCATCGTCGCAAATAACGGGCTAGGCTGAAAGCATATTGCCTGCGATCTGTTGCAGTCGGGCGGGATCGAGAATCTCGATCTGGGAGCGGGCCAGACGAATAATGCCCTTTTGTTCAAGTTCCTTGAGAATTTGATTGGTCGTTTGCCTGGATATGCCAAGCATGGATCCCAATACTTCCTGCGGGATGGACAGGCATATATTGCCCGGATCGCTCTCTTCGCCCATTATTAACAAGCGCCGGGCCAGTCGTGGGAGAGCAGGAAGCAGCGCGACGTCCTCAATGAGTTGAAACGCCAGACGAAGTTTATGGGTAAGGAGCTTGCCGAAATCCTGCCAATATTCAGGATGTTGATACAATAAATCTGTTAATTTATTCTGGGGAATATTCCACAGCAGGCAGCTGCTTTCAGCCATGGCATCGTGGGTGCGCGCCTGGTTGTCAAACAAGGCTATTTCGCCGAACCATTGGGGCGCTTCTACCAAGGTTAATATGGCCTCTTTGCCATTTATACCAGTGCCGGTTATCCGGATGTTTCCGGATAATACCGCATATAGACCACAGGGCTGGTCACCCCGGGAAAACAATCGCTCTCCGCTTTGCAGTTTGATCTGCTTGCCCAATTTGAACAGCTGCTGTTGAAGATGATCATTCAGCCCTGAAAACCAGTTTCCCCGGGTGAGAATGTCTCGTATGTTAGCAGTTGTGAGCGCTGAATTCATGGGCAATATCAATCAGGTTTCAGGGTCGCGTTCCAGCACGGCTAAAAGTGCGACGATAATCGAATATTATGGGCTATTGTCATTATCGTATGATAGCCCCAACCGGACCCGGAATGAAGATCGAACGTTACAATACTTCGCGCCACTTAACAGGATAGTGTGAAAACATCCTCTCACAATGGAGATTTTTTGTGCACCTCGCCCAATTTAATATTGCTAAATGCAAAGCACCACTTGATGATCCCTTGATGAAACCGTTTGTTGATAATCTGGAACGAATTAATCGTTTGGCTGAGCAGAGTGATGGTTTTATCTGGCGTTTACAGGATGAATCGGGTGCTGCTACGGATTTCAGTATCTATACTGACCCCAATATCATCGTCAATCTTTCAGTGTGGGATTCTGTGGATGCTTTGAAGCAGTTTGTGTATACAACCGAGCATCTCCAGTTTTTGCAACAAAAGTCACAGTGGTTTGAAAAACTGCCTCTGGCCAATCTGGTCTTGTGGTGGATTCCCGAGAATTATGAACCCCCATTGCAGGAAGCCAAAGATCGATTGACGCAACTCCAGCATCAGGGCGACAGGGCTGATGCTTTCAGCTTTCGTCACGTTT contains these protein-coding regions:
- a CDS encoding Mpo1 family 2-hydroxy fatty acid dioxygenase encodes the protein MKSLTQHLTQYAAYHRDKRNIATHFIGIPMIVFAVMILLSRPGFDLAGALISPALLVAFASIYFYLKLDTRFGVVMGLLFTIGLWSAAPIAQASTSTWLGWGIGLFFIGWVIQFIGHYYEGRKPAFVDDLVGLIVGPLFVVAELGFMLGMRNEVRREIEQEVGPTILRDMNAKTPS
- a CDS encoding DUF3291 domain-containing protein — its product is MHLAQFNIAKCKAPLDDPLMKPFVDNLERINRLAEQSDGFIWRLQDESGAATDFSIYTDPNIIVNLSVWDSVDALKQFVYTTEHLQFLQQKSQWFEKLPLANLVLWWIPENYEPPLQEAKDRLTQLQHQGDRADAFSFRHVFERPGS
- a CDS encoding DUF2505 domain-containing protein translates to MEINVAHPYPVSADNLFNFLFNEQNIIRKHETLGVKNLRVNQCDWSESEGTIQLTKDVQPRGDMPSVLQKLQPGTTTMKQVENWRKNSDGEFCCDYQVELIGVPANLKGTMVIKPDGEASVIHVSLGIQCKVPLIGKTIAQFIAKDSQIQMESEYEVNQSLILAN
- a CDS encoding Crp/Fnr family transcriptional regulator, with the protein product MNSALTTANIRDILTRGNWFSGLNDHLQQQLFKLGKQIKLQSGERLFSRGDQPCGLYAVLSGNIRITGTGINGKEAILTLVEAPQWFGEIALFDNQARTHDAMAESSCLLWNIPQNKLTDLLYQHPEYWQDFGKLLTHKLRLAFQLIEDVALLPALPRLARRLLIMGEESDPGNICLSIPQEVLGSMLGISRQTTNQILKELEQKGIIRLARSQIEILDPARLQQIAGNMLSA